From Anopheles funestus chromosome 3RL, idAnoFuneDA-416_04, whole genome shotgun sequence, a single genomic window includes:
- the LOC125766970 gene encoding dynamin-like 120 kDa protein, mitochondrial isoform X2 — protein MAQLLRGWSSIDPRFKHIRPVVYTVSRVNFSGFTTGNTSGGNGTGNGGSNHSTAWSRYNYYRQQEFLRPPNASGWQYYGQQRNYGMLIGRVLRGVLKLRYLVLGSAIGGGVTLNKRYEEWKDGLPDMKWLEEVLPDNEKWAGFTKNLLAVKDAVKDSIEIDPRIKQLSEHKLNEWRQWFDQRLDNAIEAAETQQNPQIETTKEELKAKNTVNAKGLNADESRKRVDTLQAQVDSLQTEIMNVQLKYQREVEKLEKENRDLRQQYLIMRTNRKQPTKKRIKKSLIDMYSEVLDELSGYDTSYTTADHLPRVVVVGDQSSGKTSVLESIAQARIFPRGSGEMMTRAPVKVTLSEGPYHVAQFRDSEREYDLTKESDLAELRRDVEIRMRNSVRGGKTVSMDVISMTVKGPGLQRMVLVDLPGIISTQTVDMAPDTRDQIKHMTEHYMSNPNAIILCIQDGSVDAERSNVTDLVSQCDPLGKRTIFVLTKVDLAEDLADPNRIRKILSGKLFPMKALGYFAVVTGRGRKDDSIETIREYEEKFFKNSKLFQSGVTMSHQVTTRNLSLAVADRFWKMVRETIEQQADAFKATRFNLETEWKNNFPRLRESGRDELFEKAKGEVLDEVVNLSQVSAKKWEELMNSKLWEKLSSYVFENIYLPAAQSGSQNSFNTMVDIKLRQWAEQALPAKSVEAGWEALQKEFQHLMEVARRTPDHDDLYDNLKSAVIDEAIRRHTWEDKAIDMLRVIQLNTLEDRSVHDKQEWDQAVRFFEASVKEKLQATEKTIGEMFGPSTSQKWLHWRSSTEEQNKRRHVKSELDKILDSDSKHSPTLSYDELTTVRKNLQRCNVEVETDYIRETWYPIYRRHFLKQALNRAYDCRKAYYLYSQQGNDCEVNCSDVVLFWRIQQVIKVTANALRQQVINREARRLDKEIKEVLDEYGEDDEKKLQLLTGKRVQLAEELIRVRQIQEKLEEFINALNLEK, from the exons ATGGCACAATTGCTTCGTGGATGGTCGAG CATCGATCCTCGCTTCAAACACATTCGCCCGGTCGTGTACACGGTGAGCCGGGTGAACTTTTCCGGTTTCACGACCGGAAATACTAGCGGCGGCAATGGCACTGGAAACGGTGGTAGCAACCATTCTACGGCATGGTCGCGGTACAACTATTACCGGCAGCAAGAATTCCTAAGACCACCGAACGCGAGCGGTTGGCAATATTATGGCCAGCAGCGTAACTATGGCATGCTAATAGGGCGCGTTTTAAGAGGTGTTCTGAAGCTGCGCTATCTGGTGCTGGGCAGTGCTATCGGTGGTGGTGTTACGCTTAACAAACGGTACGAAGAATGGAAGGATGGTCTGCCGGACATGAAATGGCTGGAGGAAGTTCTGCCCGACAATGAGAAATGGGCTGGCTTTACGAAAAATCTCCTCGCTGTAAAGGACGCCGTAAAAGACTCCATCGAAATAG ATCCTCGGATAAAGCAGCTTAGCGAGCATAAGCTAAACGAATGGCGACAATGGTTTGATCAGCGCCTTGACAATGCGATCGAGGCAGCAGAAACACAACAGAATCCACAGATCGAGA CTACCAAAGAGGAGCtaaaagcgaaaaataccGTAAACGCAAAAGGTCTTAATGCTGACGAAAGTCGTAAACGGGTCGACACGCTGCAGGCGCAGGTCGATTCACTGCAGACGGAAATCATGAACGTGCAGCTAAAATACCAGCGCGAGGTGGAAAAGCTAGAAAAAGAGAACCGTGACCTACGGCAGCAATATCTGATAATGCGAACGAACCGCAAACAACCGACCAAAAAGCGCATAAAGAAATCGCTCATCGACATGTACTCGGAGGTGCTGGACGAACTGTCCGGCTATGATACGAGCTACACCACAGCGGATCATCTACCGCGCGTAGTGGTGGTCGGTGATCAGAGCAGTGGCAAAACGTCGGTGCTGGAATCGATCGCTCAGGCACGTATCTTTCCGCGTGGCAGCGGTGAAATGATGACCCGGGCACCGGTGAAGGTGACGCTATCGGAAGGACCGTACCATGTGGCACAGTTTCGCGATTCGGAGCGTGAGTACGATCTGACGAAGGAAAGCGATCTGGCGGAGCTGCGGCGTGACGTGGAGATACGGATGCGCAATTCGGTGCGTGGTGGCAAAACCGTCAGCATGGATGTGATCTCGATGACGGTGAAGGGACCGGGACTGCAGCGTATGGTGCTGGTCGATCTTCCCGGTATCATCTCGACGCAAACCGTCGATATGGCACCGGATACACGCGATCAAATCAAGCATATGACCGAACACTACATGAGCAATCCGAATGCGATCATTCTGTGCATCCAG GATGGTTCGGTAGATGCGGAACGTAGCAACGTAACGGATCTCGTATCACAGTGCGATCCGCTCGGCAAACGAACGATCTTCGTGCTGACGAAGGTGGATTTGGCCGAAGATCTGGCAGATCCAAATCGCATACGAAAGATACTTTCCGGCAAACTGTTCCCGATGAAGGCGCTCGGATACTTTGCCGTAGTGACGGGACGGGGCCGCAAAGACGATAGCATTGAAACGATACGCGAATatgaggaaaagtttttcaaaaactCCAAACTATTCCA AAGTGGCGTCACAATGTCCCATCAGGTGACAACGAGGAACCTTAGTCTAGCTGTGGCCGATCGTTTCTGGAAGATGGTACGTGAAACGATCGAACAACAAGCGGATGCGTTTAAAGCGACACGCTTTAATTTAGAAACGgaatggaaaaacaatttcccaaG GTTGCGCGAATCCGGTCGTGATGAACTGTTCGAAAAGGCCAAAGGTGAAGTGCTGGATGAGGTCGTCAACTTGTCGCAAGTATCTGCCAAAAAGTGGGAAGAACTGATGAACAGTAAGCTGTGGGAAAAGTTGTCCAGCTACGTGTTTGAAAACATCTACCTTCCCGCCGCTCAGTCCGGTTCGCAAA ATTCATTCAACACAATGGTCGACATTAAGCTACGCCAGTGGGCGGAACAGGCACTGCCGGCGAAATCTGTTGAAGCCGGTTGGGAAGCGCTTCAAAAAGAATTCCAACACCTCATGGAGGTAGCGCGCCGAACACCGGATCATGACGATTTGTACGATAATTTGAAGAGTGCCGTCATCGATGAAGCCATTCGTAGGCACACCTGGGAAGATAAAGCGATCGATATGCTGCGTGTGATACAGCTCAACACGCTGGAAGATCGAAGCGTACACGACAAGCAGGAGTGGGATCAGGCGGTACGCTTCTTCGAAGCATCCGTGAAGGAAAAGCTACAGGCGACGGAAAAAACAATCGGTGAAATGTTTGGTCCTTCCACCAGTCAGAAGTGGCTCCACTGGCGTTCATCCACGGAGGAGCAGAACAAACGGCGGCATGTGAAGTCGGAGCTGGACAAAATACTCGACAGCGATTCGAAACATTCGCCCACACTCAGCTATGACGAGCTGACAACGGTGCGGAAAAATCTGCAACGGTGCAACGTGGAGGTAGAGACCGATTACATCCGTGAGACGTGGTATCCAATTTACAGGCG GCATTTCCTTAAGCAAGCGTTGAATCGGGCGTACGATTGCCGGAAGGCATACTACCTGTACTCGCAGCAGGGCAACGATTGTGAGGTGAACTGTAGCGATGTGGTACTGTTCTGGCGCATCCAGCAGGTCATCAAGGTGACGGCTAATGCACTCCGCCAGCAAGTAATCAACCGCGAGGCACGCCGCTTAGATAAGGAAATCAAGGAAGTGTTGGATGAGTACGGTGAAGATGACGAGAAGAAACTGCAACTGCTCACAGGCAAACGTGTACAGCTGGCAGAGGAACTGA ttcgtGTACGACAGATTCAGGAAAAGTTGGAAGAGTTTATAAACGCTCTTAATCTAGAAAAGTAA
- the LOC125766970 gene encoding dynamin-like 120 kDa protein, mitochondrial isoform X1, protein MAQLLRGWSSIDPRFKHIRPVVYTVSRVNFSGFTTGNTSGGNGTGNGGSNHSTAWSRYNYYRQQEFLRPPNASGWQYYGQQRNYGMLIGRVLRGVLKLRYLVLGSAIGGGVTLNKRYEEWKDGLPDMKWLEEVLPDNEKWAGFTKNLLAVKDAVKDSIEIDPRIKQLSEHKLNEWRQWFDQRLDNAIEAAETQQNPQIESSFQNLSEFISELYGATKEELKAKNTVNAKGLNADESRKRVDTLQAQVDSLQTEIMNVQLKYQREVEKLEKENRDLRQQYLIMRTNRKQPTKKRIKKSLIDMYSEVLDELSGYDTSYTTADHLPRVVVVGDQSSGKTSVLESIAQARIFPRGSGEMMTRAPVKVTLSEGPYHVAQFRDSEREYDLTKESDLAELRRDVEIRMRNSVRGGKTVSMDVISMTVKGPGLQRMVLVDLPGIISTQTVDMAPDTRDQIKHMTEHYMSNPNAIILCIQDGSVDAERSNVTDLVSQCDPLGKRTIFVLTKVDLAEDLADPNRIRKILSGKLFPMKALGYFAVVTGRGRKDDSIETIREYEEKFFKNSKLFQSGVTMSHQVTTRNLSLAVADRFWKMVRETIEQQADAFKATRFNLETEWKNNFPRLRESGRDELFEKAKGEVLDEVVNLSQVSAKKWEELMNSKLWEKLSSYVFENIYLPAAQSGSQNSFNTMVDIKLRQWAEQALPAKSVEAGWEALQKEFQHLMEVARRTPDHDDLYDNLKSAVIDEAIRRHTWEDKAIDMLRVIQLNTLEDRSVHDKQEWDQAVRFFEASVKEKLQATEKTIGEMFGPSTSQKWLHWRSSTEEQNKRRHVKSELDKILDSDSKHSPTLSYDELTTVRKNLQRCNVEVETDYIRETWYPIYRRHFLKQALNRAYDCRKAYYLYSQQGNDCEVNCSDVVLFWRIQQVIKVTANALRQQVINREARRLDKEIKEVLDEYGEDDEKKLQLLTGKRVQLAEELIRVRQIQEKLEEFINALNLEK, encoded by the exons ATGGCACAATTGCTTCGTGGATGGTCGAG CATCGATCCTCGCTTCAAACACATTCGCCCGGTCGTGTACACGGTGAGCCGGGTGAACTTTTCCGGTTTCACGACCGGAAATACTAGCGGCGGCAATGGCACTGGAAACGGTGGTAGCAACCATTCTACGGCATGGTCGCGGTACAACTATTACCGGCAGCAAGAATTCCTAAGACCACCGAACGCGAGCGGTTGGCAATATTATGGCCAGCAGCGTAACTATGGCATGCTAATAGGGCGCGTTTTAAGAGGTGTTCTGAAGCTGCGCTATCTGGTGCTGGGCAGTGCTATCGGTGGTGGTGTTACGCTTAACAAACGGTACGAAGAATGGAAGGATGGTCTGCCGGACATGAAATGGCTGGAGGAAGTTCTGCCCGACAATGAGAAATGGGCTGGCTTTACGAAAAATCTCCTCGCTGTAAAGGACGCCGTAAAAGACTCCATCGAAATAG ATCCTCGGATAAAGCAGCTTAGCGAGCATAAGCTAAACGAATGGCGACAATGGTTTGATCAGCGCCTTGACAATGCGATCGAGGCAGCAGAAACACAACAGAATCCACAGATCGAGA GTTCCTTCCAGAATCTTTCAGAATTTATTTCTGAGCTATACGGAG CTACCAAAGAGGAGCtaaaagcgaaaaataccGTAAACGCAAAAGGTCTTAATGCTGACGAAAGTCGTAAACGGGTCGACACGCTGCAGGCGCAGGTCGATTCACTGCAGACGGAAATCATGAACGTGCAGCTAAAATACCAGCGCGAGGTGGAAAAGCTAGAAAAAGAGAACCGTGACCTACGGCAGCAATATCTGATAATGCGAACGAACCGCAAACAACCGACCAAAAAGCGCATAAAGAAATCGCTCATCGACATGTACTCGGAGGTGCTGGACGAACTGTCCGGCTATGATACGAGCTACACCACAGCGGATCATCTACCGCGCGTAGTGGTGGTCGGTGATCAGAGCAGTGGCAAAACGTCGGTGCTGGAATCGATCGCTCAGGCACGTATCTTTCCGCGTGGCAGCGGTGAAATGATGACCCGGGCACCGGTGAAGGTGACGCTATCGGAAGGACCGTACCATGTGGCACAGTTTCGCGATTCGGAGCGTGAGTACGATCTGACGAAGGAAAGCGATCTGGCGGAGCTGCGGCGTGACGTGGAGATACGGATGCGCAATTCGGTGCGTGGTGGCAAAACCGTCAGCATGGATGTGATCTCGATGACGGTGAAGGGACCGGGACTGCAGCGTATGGTGCTGGTCGATCTTCCCGGTATCATCTCGACGCAAACCGTCGATATGGCACCGGATACACGCGATCAAATCAAGCATATGACCGAACACTACATGAGCAATCCGAATGCGATCATTCTGTGCATCCAG GATGGTTCGGTAGATGCGGAACGTAGCAACGTAACGGATCTCGTATCACAGTGCGATCCGCTCGGCAAACGAACGATCTTCGTGCTGACGAAGGTGGATTTGGCCGAAGATCTGGCAGATCCAAATCGCATACGAAAGATACTTTCCGGCAAACTGTTCCCGATGAAGGCGCTCGGATACTTTGCCGTAGTGACGGGACGGGGCCGCAAAGACGATAGCATTGAAACGATACGCGAATatgaggaaaagtttttcaaaaactCCAAACTATTCCA AAGTGGCGTCACAATGTCCCATCAGGTGACAACGAGGAACCTTAGTCTAGCTGTGGCCGATCGTTTCTGGAAGATGGTACGTGAAACGATCGAACAACAAGCGGATGCGTTTAAAGCGACACGCTTTAATTTAGAAACGgaatggaaaaacaatttcccaaG GTTGCGCGAATCCGGTCGTGATGAACTGTTCGAAAAGGCCAAAGGTGAAGTGCTGGATGAGGTCGTCAACTTGTCGCAAGTATCTGCCAAAAAGTGGGAAGAACTGATGAACAGTAAGCTGTGGGAAAAGTTGTCCAGCTACGTGTTTGAAAACATCTACCTTCCCGCCGCTCAGTCCGGTTCGCAAA ATTCATTCAACACAATGGTCGACATTAAGCTACGCCAGTGGGCGGAACAGGCACTGCCGGCGAAATCTGTTGAAGCCGGTTGGGAAGCGCTTCAAAAAGAATTCCAACACCTCATGGAGGTAGCGCGCCGAACACCGGATCATGACGATTTGTACGATAATTTGAAGAGTGCCGTCATCGATGAAGCCATTCGTAGGCACACCTGGGAAGATAAAGCGATCGATATGCTGCGTGTGATACAGCTCAACACGCTGGAAGATCGAAGCGTACACGACAAGCAGGAGTGGGATCAGGCGGTACGCTTCTTCGAAGCATCCGTGAAGGAAAAGCTACAGGCGACGGAAAAAACAATCGGTGAAATGTTTGGTCCTTCCACCAGTCAGAAGTGGCTCCACTGGCGTTCATCCACGGAGGAGCAGAACAAACGGCGGCATGTGAAGTCGGAGCTGGACAAAATACTCGACAGCGATTCGAAACATTCGCCCACACTCAGCTATGACGAGCTGACAACGGTGCGGAAAAATCTGCAACGGTGCAACGTGGAGGTAGAGACCGATTACATCCGTGAGACGTGGTATCCAATTTACAGGCG GCATTTCCTTAAGCAAGCGTTGAATCGGGCGTACGATTGCCGGAAGGCATACTACCTGTACTCGCAGCAGGGCAACGATTGTGAGGTGAACTGTAGCGATGTGGTACTGTTCTGGCGCATCCAGCAGGTCATCAAGGTGACGGCTAATGCACTCCGCCAGCAAGTAATCAACCGCGAGGCACGCCGCTTAGATAAGGAAATCAAGGAAGTGTTGGATGAGTACGGTGAAGATGACGAGAAGAAACTGCAACTGCTCACAGGCAAACGTGTACAGCTGGCAGAGGAACTGA ttcgtGTACGACAGATTCAGGAAAAGTTGGAAGAGTTTATAAACGCTCTTAATCTAGAAAAGTAA